GACGCCGAGGTGCTCGTAGGCGCGGCGCGTGGCCTGGCGGCCCTTCGGCGTGCGGTCCAGAAAGCCGATCTGCATCAGGTAGGGCTCGTAGACGTCCATGATCGTGTCTGACTCCTCGGCGATAGAGGCGGCGAGGGTCTCGATGCCGACGGGGACGCCGCGGTCGATGAGCGTCCGCAGGATCTTGTGGTCGGTCTCGTCCAGGCCAAGGGCGTCGATCTCGAGGCGGGCGAGAGCCTCGCGGGCGGCTTCGCCCGTGATGCGGCCTTCGCCCATGACCTCGGCGTAGTCGCGGACGCGGCGCAGGAGCCGGTTCGCGACGCGCGGCGTGCCCCGCGAGCGGGTGGCGATCTCTCTGACGCCGTCCTCGGTGATTTCGATGTTCAGGACGCCAGCAGAGCGGCGGACTATGCGGCTGATGGCGTCAAGGTCGTAGTAGTCGAGGCGATGGATGACGCCGAAGCGGTCGCGCAGCGGCGGCGACATCATCGCGTAGCGGGTAGTAGCGCCGACGAGGGTGAAGCGAGGCAGGGACAGACGGATGGAGCGCGCCCCCGGCCCCTTGCCGATGACGATATCGAGGGCGAAGTCCTCCATGGCCGGGTAGAGGACCTCCTCCACGCCCCGGGAGAGGCGGTGGATCTCGTCGATGAACAGCACGTCCCCGGCTTCGAGGTTCGTGAGGATAGCGGCGAGGTCGGCTGGCCGCTCTATGGCCGGGCCGGAGGTGATCCGGACCTGGGCATCCATCTCCTTCGCGATGATACAGGCCAGGGTGGTCTTGCCGAGGCCCGGCGGGCCGTGAAGCAGTACGTGGTCCAGGGCCTCGCCGCGACGGCGGGCGGCGGCGATGGCGATCCGCAGGTTCTCCTTCACCTTCTCCTGGCCGATGTACTCGTCGAGGCGCCGGGGCCGGAGTGAGGTCTCGAGGTTCTCTTCGTCCTGTTGGGGCTTGCCCGAGAGAATTCGATCAGGAGGCATAGCGATTTGCTTCGGACATTATACGGTGAGCCGCTGGCCCAAGGGATGAGCGGCCCGTATTCTCGCTGAAGACCGGGCCCGGAGAAGTGAAGGAGGAAGCTCGCGCGGTGCTGTCGAAGAGACTGCTGGTAGCAATAGGGGCGCTTGGCATCGTGGCCGCCGTCGCCGCAGTGGCAGCGTTCGCGCTCCCTGGCGGCGACGGTGAGCCGGAGGAGGCGGCGCGTCCGGCGGACGGGCGCTACGTGAACAGCCGCCTGCGCTACCAGTTCGAATACCCGAAGTCCTGGAGCGACGTGAAGGACAGGGTGAAGCCCGCCGGACGCGAGGAACTGACGCTCCTGGACGACGTTTACGTGGGCGAGCTGGAGACGGTGCCGGACACATTCCACGGCGTGCGCGTCACGGTGAGCCAGCACGAGCGCGCCGTCCCCAGGGAGGCGTTGACGGGCGAGTTGGTCAAGCTGGACGAAGCACTGAGGTCGCGCGCGGCGGCCGCGCGGGCCGACTTCTGGGACCCGCAGTGGGTGGAGCTTGGCGGGCTGCCCGCGCGCCAGTACATCACGGAGTTCCCCCTGGGCAACGGCCTGGAGCTGGCGACGGCGCAGTACGTGACCATCTTCGGCGACCGCCAGTACACGGTGAGCTGCCAGGGCCGCGCCGACAAGTGGGACCAGGCGGTACTGGCGGGCTGCG
The sequence above is a segment of the Dehalococcoidia bacterium genome. Coding sequences within it:
- the ruvB gene encoding Holliday junction branch migration DNA helicase RuvB, encoding MAMPPDRILSGKPQQDEENLETSLRPRRLDEYIGQEKVKENLRIAIAAARRRGEALDHVLLHGPPGLGKTTLACIIAKEMDAQVRITSGPAIERPADLAAILTNLEAGDVLFIDEIHRLSRGVEEVLYPAMEDFALDIVIGKGPGARSIRLSLPRFTLVGATTRYAMMSPPLRDRFGVIHRLDYYDLDAISRIVRRSAGVLNIEITEDGVREIATRSRGTPRVANRLLRRVRDYAEVMGEGRITGEAAREALARLEIDALGLDETDHKILRTLIDRGVPVGIETLAASIAEESDTIMDVYEPYLMQIGFLDRTPKGRQATRRAYEHLGV